Sequence from the Syntrophorhabdaceae bacterium genome:
GACAGGACTATGGGGCTGATCACACGCACCGGCGGCATGGAAAAGGAAGTCGTAATGGCAGGCGGAGTGGCGAAGAATACGGGCGTCGTAAAAGCCCTCGAAAAAATTCTCGGCACCCCCCTCAAGATATACCACGAGCCCCAGATAGTGGGCGCCCTCGGGGCGGCCATACTGGCAGTCGAAAAGGCTTCGTAATACCGTATTTACCACAAAGGGCCGGGGTTTCCCGGCCCTTTGTATTTTCTCCCCTCTTTCTTTCATCTCTCTTCCAATACTTGCATCTCCCGCCCTTTCGGACATATATTCAAAAAGGACTTGAAATGACCGAAAAGGGAGGACGACATGGTAAACTTCGAATTGAATGATGAAGAAGCAAAGCTGTTACTCAACGTCCTTGAGAACTATCATCAGCATCTGGAGGTGGAGATCAATCGCACCCACAGGAGGGAATTTCGGGATGCCCTTAAAGAAAGGGAGAAATCTCTCTCTTCGGTGATCGAGCGGTTGGGAGGCATCGTAAAGGCCTCATAGCCTATAGGGTTTCCAACTGGAGGCGAGCACGGTACGGACGGATGAGAGGATCGGCAACCATAGGGAGCCCCGTTTCGTCCGGACGCCCGCCTTCGCACGTCAGGATTCAAAACCCGTCAATCGTATTAAGTTCTTGGAAAGAATGAGCTCTTTATCCTCATGCGAAATCGGAAGACTCAGGATTTTCGAAAGCTCTCCCTTCATCGCGCCGAAAGGCACATCTGAGCCGAAGAGGACCCTTTCGGGCCCCACTTTCTTTACGAATTTAAGTATGGAATCTTTCGACCCAAGGGCCGTATCGAAATAGATATTCTTCCTTTTGCCGAAGGATGCAAGGAAATCGGAAGGATCTCCTCCGAGCATGCCCAGGTGCGGGATAATGAGAGTTACGCCCTCGCCCATGTCGACGAAGCGCTCCGTGAAGGAAAGCTCTTCCTCAAAAATAACCGGCTTGCCGGAAGCAGCGATTCTCTCCATTAAAGCGGACAGGTTCTTATCGTCCAGGATCTTGTAATTCGATGCCACATCCTGTTGCCCCCTCATCCAGTGCCATTTACCCCCGTAATAATCTTCCGGTACGGGGACGAACCCTTCCCTGTCATAATCTTCCCTGATATAGTGATAAGGGATAAAAACCCTCTCCTTCCGGGTCTCCGCAAGAAGCTTGCTGTGTATGCGATCGCTTTCTATCGCAGTGGAAGGAAAGGGCATTATGACGACATGGGTAACCCCTGATGCCTCCTGCTGCCTTTTCAGCTCGTGGGTAGTGACTTCCGTGCCGAGGGTACGTGATGGGCCCCAGTGACAGTGGCTGTCGATAATCTTCTCGAAATCGGCCATCATAGGGAAATATCATACATTTCAGGGCATTTACAAGGATTTTGAGCGCATCGCGGTACCGTGAAAGCAGACATCGGATTTATCGGGGAAGGGAGTCGATCAGTTTGTGTATCTTTTCCGGATCATTCTTTTTAGTCTGCTCTATATAGGTGACGATGGCCTGGACTGTCTTGAACAAACCGGCTTTCGCCTTCGAAGAGAACATGGAGGCAAACCTGGAGTTTGGATGAATCAGCGATTTGTATATGAAGAGCGTCTTGTTTCCGTAAGGGATGAACCGGGCCGTTCCTTTACTGTCGATCAGGGAATCCGATTCCACCAGGCGCCACCTGATCTCATATTCGTTGCACGCGGTGATTTTGAAAACATTTGCGGTGGAGTATCTGCTGTTCGAAAGGGGCCATGGCGTCTGCATTTCAAAATCGACTATTACCTCATTTTCGGCCGTCTTTCTTCTCGGCTCCGATTTAATGAGATCGGGAATATACTTCTTCTGATCCTGGTAATTCGAAAAAAGCGCGGCTGCTTCCAAAGGCGTCGCATCTATGAGACCGAATATCGTGATCTCGGGCCAGGGGTGCATTGGAATATCTCTGGACTGAACGATAAATTCTCTCTTAGTCAGTCTGTCGAGGTCCGCTTGGGACAGGTCCGCGCCAAAGACGAGAGAATAGAAAGAGACACAGACGACCGGGATAAAAGACAACAGCAGAAAAACA
This genomic interval carries:
- a CDS encoding amidohydrolase family protein, with product MMADFEKIIDSHCHWGPSRTLGTEVTTHELKRQQEASGVTHVVIMPFPSTAIESDRIHSKLLAETRKERVFIPYHYIREDYDREGFVPVPEDYYGGKWHWMRGQQDVASNYKILDDKNLSALMERIAASGKPVIFEEELSFTERFVDMGEGVTLIIPHLGMLGGDPSDFLASFGKRKNIYFDTALGSKDSILKFVKKVGPERVLFGSDVPFGAMKGELSKILSLPISHEDKELILSKNLIRLTGFES